Sequence from the Rhinatrema bivittatum chromosome 6, aRhiBiv1.1, whole genome shotgun sequence genome:
ttccatctcaaaaaagatatagtagaactagaaaaggtgcagacaagggcagccaaaatgataaagaggatgggagAACTCCCCTAGgaagaaaggctgaacaggttttggttcttcagcctggagaagaaacagctgatagaggtctatataatcatgagtgaggtgaaataggtaaatagggaacggttgTTTACCTGTCCCAATAGTATTAGGTCTAGGGGACACTGCGTGAATATAATAgtacttttaaaacaaatagaaaatgttttcactcagcacacaggtAAACTGCAGAatgtgttgccagaagatgtggtaaaagcagttagcatagctgggtttaaaaagggtctagacaagttcctggagaaaatgtCCCTAAATCATTGTTAACCTTGTAGATCTGAGAGAGCCACTGAGCAAGGAGGACTGGAAATATATTTTAGGATcctactgggtacttgtgacctgaattggccaccaTCAGACATAGGATGTTGGGCTCGATGAACTTTTGGTCTGTCCCtatatggtatttcttatgttcttatggtagggGAAGGTGATAGGCATGCCAGATGACAGGGAAGATGATGGGCATGAAAGACAGTAGGAAGTGACTAAACATTAGAGAGCAGGGCACAGGAGCCAACAGTGAGCAGAAGTCAGGAAAGGTGCTCacttttttagtttcattttgggTCTGTAAATGTTAATGCTTTCTTTGGTAAATATAGATAGTCTCACAGGACTCCTGCTTATTGCTGGCCCTCATATATTTCTAATGTTGTGTGTCTTTCTGTTACTATATGAGGtaaatatttgcttttttatttaacagAAGATGGATCCATTCGTTGTAAGGTGGAGAGGAATCTGGCAACAGTCACTGTAAGCAGTGAGGGTGAGGCTGTATTAGAAGCCACCAATGAATATGTTCTGCACAACTCCACCagaaagaaaaacagcaaaattCATCAGTTAACAGAGCAACTGAAACAATTCCCAGAGTACaagcaggacagattggctgcAAGCGGGGGCACTTTCAGGAAGGAAACCAGtgctggaggagaagagaagccTTTCGCCACAGAAGGATTGTTCTCATGTTCAGAATGTGAGCAGCTGCAAGGGAAGCACACAGCAGAGGGCTCATGGCGCTGCAAAGAACACGAAAGCATTTTCCAGAGTGCATCGTTTCTGAATGTACAGCATAGCATTCACTTAGAAGAGAGGCCTTATCAATGTAATGAATGTGTAAAAAGTTTCCGAAGCCCTCAGACACTTAAACTTCACCAGAAAACACACAATAAAGAAAGTCTATACATATGTACTGAATGTGGGAAGGCGTTTAGTCAGAAGAATAATTTGATAAGACACAATAGAACTCATACAGGGGAGAGACCCTATAAATGTTCTCAGTGTGAGAAGAGCTTCAGCTGCAGTGCACATCTTAAACTTCATCAGAGAACCCATACGGGAGAGAGACCTTTTGCATGTGCTGTATGTGATAAAAGCTTTTATAGCAAGCAAAATTTAACAGAACACATCAAAACTCATACAGGCGACAAACCCTTTAAGTGTAACGAGTGTGGCAAACGTTTCATGAGACAGCTGCACCTAAAAGAGCACCATAGAATTCACACTGGAGAAAAACCTTATAAGTGTACAgtatgtggtaaaagcttcactCAGAGCCATCATCTTGTAGGCCATCAGCGAATCCACACAGAAGAAAGACCATACAAATGTAATAACTGTGTTAAAAGTTTCAATCGTAAGGAATCACTTATGCGACACCAAAGAATTCATTCAGGGGAGAAACCctataaatgtactgaatgtggaaaagGCTTCACTCAGAATCATCATCTCTTAGGACACCAGAGGACCCACCTAATTAAAAAAGAATTGCAGGTAGTGACAATACTATAGTCCAGTAAGATGATGCATAACAATGATATTTGAAAAAACAGATCTCTGTACTAGTGAAAGACTGAATAATGGCAGCTTTCAGTATTGCTCCAGTGACTGAATTTATTATAAATCTAAGGGGGGTGTGATCAGAATATTGGGTTAGATATCCTTCTTTCTTAATGGCTGAATGCTTAAGAAGGCTTTTCTTCCTGCCAAACAGGTTTTTCCTCTTTTAGGCTTGTAACGCATTCAAAATCTACCTCAGCTGCAGTACAGTACTATGATTCTTCATTTGCAGCTGCCTGGGCCTTATTCTTAAGCCCATTCTCCTCTGTAATCCAGCCATTAATGCAACACCCTCAACAGGGATCCACAAACTAAAAATCTCTATGGACCTCAATCTACATGTCTGAATACCAATTATAAGTGTTGGATTTGGGTTTTAGATTTGATTTATTTCCAAACCTGCGGTCACGATGAATTACATTTCCGGTACTGAAAAtattttccccttccccaaagACTTTACAATCTaaaggccctatttactaagcatttttctcatagacagaaaatgggagaaaatgtttattaaatagGTGCCTGAGTTTGAGCTTTAGAGAAGGGAGACTGaaatgacttacccaaggtcacaagtaacATCAGTGGGAGAAATGGGATTTAAACCTGGCTTCCCTAATTCTCAGCCCACTGTTTTAATCATTAAGCCACTCTTCTTTCTTGTTATTCAGTGGTTGGGATTCCCTCATCATCCTGAGGGCTGTGAATACCTCTGTAGCGTCCTCGGCTCCTGCCAGTCCAGTGAGCAGAAGCTGGATCCTGGAATCAAACCTAGGCCTCTGACATGGCAGCACACAGCATAGGAAAGTATCATTAATGACCAGGTGATACTATTCTATATTCCTTTCTATAAAAATTAATAGATCAATATTCAGCAGTACAGTGAGtggacaatttatccagctaaagttaaatGGATAAATTGTCATGTATATTCAACAGAGCAATTTCAGTTAGGCGCTCTGCTGAATATAGTCAGATAAAGTCCCagttagccggatattcagctAATTTATGACTGccctctagtgtgacccgatttagctgaataactctgaatattggagttggccagataagtagggacctttgttttcagtttttatttttcccactAATTTCTCAGTATTTATCATAATGAGCAAAAATATGAGGAAATCAGTAGGGgaaaaaaagtaagtttgcttaccgtaaactgtatTTTCCGTAGAtgatagatgaattagccatgctgtctgggtacatcttctgtgccactaggtggcagagctctctaagtccagtaaagtctttcagctaggtgctccctcttgtatTCTCCCTGgtttgcctgaggctcctcagtccgtaTCCAAACAGATTGTAGGCTACGttggaactgtccggggaggcgggagggttagcatggctaattcatctactATCTACGGaaatttacggtaagcaaacttgcttttttcacgTACATAAGCAGCTGAAacagccatgctgtctgggagtccccagctgccGTATTGAGCAGATATATGATcgtagtttttgtatttttgcgCTCAACTCGTGTTTTGTAGGCGGACAGTTCTCATGAAGGTGTTTTTTGTGTGGAATAAGTGCTCTTCTGtagaatattattattattattatttttaatttttatataccaaggttcttgtatgaaatacaaatcactccggtttacataaaacagtgaaacgCCCAAAAaaggggggctttacatagaacaatagaacaaagtacaaattgaacataGTATAATTACAAGATACATTTGAACCCAGTATCATAGTACAGTTACAAAGAAAACAATTGAGCACAGTATCTTTAATAGGGGAACAAGGGATGGGTCAACGTGAATGACTACGGAATATATAGTATGCGAGTACAAAAACTTGAATAAATCACTCCGAGCTGAAATCTGTTATAGGCATTAGTCCCGTGAACTACCTAAAAGAGTTTTCAAGTtataaaaaggggaggggaagtatATTGTGTAGGAAAAGGGCGGGGAGAGATCCTTTAGGAGAAGGGGGCAAGGGACAGAAGATAAGAATAGTGGTATTAGTGGAATAGTCTGGCCCATATGCGCATTGACCGCGGTCTGTTTATCTatacagtaatgggatgtgaaagtgtgcagagatgatcacgtcgccgctttacagatgtctatGAGAGGCACTTCATGGATGTGAGCGATCGATGCGGTCATTGCACGAACCTGATGCGTCTTAGGTGTTGATGGATAGGTGTTCTGAACATTTCTGGTAGCAGAACTGTATGCAACTGGATATCCAGCACGATAAGGTTTGTTTTGTTACTGGAAGTCTTGATGCGTTTggattaaaggaaagaaaaagttgTGAGGGTCTGTTAGGCATGAGGGTGCGCTGTTTGTAATAGGCAAGCACCCGTTTGCAGTCTAGATTGTGAAGTTTCTTTTCATTGTCACTGGTATGAGTTTTTGGGCAAAAAGTAGGTAGTTTGATGGATTGGTTTAAGTGAAAACTGGAaaccatctttggtagaaaaCTCGGGTGAGTGTGCAATGTTACCTTGTCATGATAAAATTGCAGGTAAGGCGAGcagtgaactaaggcttgaagTTCACTGACACGTCTAGCTGATGTTAGGGCAgtgagagagataacgttccAAGTAAGATATCTCAGGTGACAAGTGTCCATCAGTTCAAAGGGTGGCAGCATTAGTTGCTCTAGGATTATGTTGATGTCCCAGGGCACTGGTGGCTTTTTAATTGGAGTTTGTAATCGCAATactcctttcatgaatctggatatGAGAGAGTGTGACAGGATATTGGTTCATTATTCACAGGAGTATGATATGCTGCtatagcacttaaatgtactcgcAGTGAAACCGTCGCTAGGCCTTCTGTGTAGAGAAGATGAAGGTAGGAGAAAAGGCGTTCTGGTGGGCAAGTAAGTGGATCAATACCTGTCGTTGCGCACCAGGAAGTATAGCGAGACCATTTCCTCTGGTAGTTGATTCTAGTTGATAGTTTCCTGGAGGAGACTAAAATATCCTGAAGCAATGGAGCATTATTTAAGTTTTGGAAAGCGagccgctcaatctccatgccgtgTGGTGCAGGGAGGAATGTAGTGGGTGAAGGAGTGATCCGTCCTGTGTAAGTAGTTGAGGGTCGTTGCCCAGAGGAACTGGGTCCATTATTGACAATTGTATGAGATAGCTGTACCAGGGTTGTCTTGGCCAGGCTGGTACTATGAGAATCCAACTGTGCCTTGTCTTCGATGCATTGTTGAACTGTGCATGAAATTAGTGGTAAGGCGCGGCCGCGATGCCATCAACGCATCCCCCCCGATCCTTGTCCCAGTTCTGGAACGGGCAACAGCTGTGAGTAACTTGCCCTAGGGGGTTCAACAGAAGAGGCCCTTCTGTGTGATACTGACTTCTTTTTACACTCCAGTCCCAGAGATGATCTTGTAGAAGCCTCTGAAGGGGCATAAGAGCCAGATGGAACTGTTTTAAGTTGCTGTATCTTGGCAGCCCGCTGGCGCTGGGCTCTGGGGGACATGCGGCCATAGTCCCTGCAACTTGCCTGATCATGATCAGGTCCCAGGCATATGTAACAGGACTGATAGCCATCAGTCACTGACATGATTGTGCCACAAGCGCAGAATTTAAATCCTGGCCGAGGCAGGATGTCAAATTCCACCTTTTTTGtggtgaaagttttttttttttcctgttttttaccTCACAAATGAAACAATGTCTGGAGAAACAGAGCTCCGCATGCTATCAGTCGCGTGGAAAAAAatggactgaggagcctcaggcaaacCAGTGAGgatacaagagggagcacctcgctgaaagactttactagacttagagagctccgccacctagtggcacggaagacgtacccagacagcatggctaattcagctgcttatctgtGTGAAAATGACTGatgattttctgccatttttgttcattataataaatacctgggaaaaataaaataaaaacagaaaatgaaggttCATGTGGATAAGCTAGCCAGCTAACCTAACTCCTCCCTGGAAAATgtctaatttagccagctaacttttatCAGGCaatgcatttagccagataaattagaggCAGAAAATTTAAAGCCcttggtttgtctggctaagtcctaAACTTAGAAAAAATCAATGTGCCACTGCTACAGCGATTATAACTATAATCAATAAATCATGAGCTGCTACTCAATCGCTGGAATgatacatatttttatattttcatgagATGTTTatagtgaattttttttaaaaattatttaaaatgaagATTTTTATGACACCTACTCTATACAGTATATATGTGGATTAAATTGTTATTTATGTGTAGAAAatataaaggaattggaggaaagtttcatataaactcgTTGGTGTCTCCGCACCACGGTTTATGtggtgttataatcattaactgtccccctcctcctgtgaaaatttttttgtaaaaagttttttttgctgGAGTTACTTCACCTCTGTAACCTCTTCCGTGTGGTGAGCatcaaattatttatataccatgaCGGTACTTAATGTGGAGAGCTGTAAACTCTCTACTGTAAACTATGAACTATAAAGGAGTAAAGTTCAGACTTCCCTTTAGGATGTTGGTATATACTGTCCAGTTTCCAACGATGGTCCATCGTTGGGACCATCGTTGGAAACTGGACAGTATATACCAACATCCTAAAGGGAAGTCTGAACTTTACTCCTTTATAGTTCATAGTTTACAGTAGAGAGTTTACAGCTCTCCACATTAAGTACCGtcatggtatataaataatttgatGCTCACCACACGGAAGAGGTTACAGAGGTGAAGAAACTCcagcaaaaaaaactttttacaaaaaaaattttcacaggaggagggggacagttaatgattataacaccaCATAACCGTGGTGCGGAGACACCAAcgagtttatatgaaactttcctccaattcctttatatTTTCTACACATAAATAACAATTTAATCCACATATATACTGTATAGAGTAGGTGTCATAAAAATcttcattttaaataattttttttaaaaattcactatAAACATCTAGTAAGTCCTAAACTTAGCCAGGCTAACTGAATATTGACCCTTAAAAGACATACTTTTAAGAGCCTGGACAGCTAGGTTGTGTGTGCTTCTTTTTGGGCCAACACAACACATCCAGATCTGACTTGTCCCTAGATCAGTCTGCTCCTCCCTGACATCAGGTgccaaagctgctgctgctgctccttgtttcTTAAGGAGCAAGAACTGTTGAGCATCAGGCACCGCATGTTTGAATTTCTTGCAGgatccaggatttcagaagtggAGCAGGGAAGAGCAGACTTCCAAGTTTATGCACTGTAAGTTACTTGGACTTGATAATTTGGGCACAGAAGCAGCTGGTAGGTAAGCTGCAGAGAAAGGAAACATGGCAGCATGTAATCAGGCTTCATGGTTGGTTCTGCAGTCTAATCTAATGCTTTTCATTAGGCTGAATGGTCAGTTTGCCTCATCCCCCTGATAGTCCTGTGTTGATTTTGAGTCTTTTGCTAGTCGTATGAACACCAAGAACCAACCATCAAGGAAACTCCCCGATGCGTGGTAATGTACGGTTGCTATATATGAGGGGACCCTTTGTGATCCCctcttttaaaagctgccgaCTTTATTCTTTAAATGGttgtgtttttctattttttttattttttatttatgcaatcctttattttatatttcacaaTGAACCGTGTTTATAGCTTTCATTTCAGTAAGTGCTCTCCCCCTGGCGGTCAGTTCGACCTTTTTTAGCGTTCACGCTCTTTTAAATGAATACTTATCGGTTCTGCCCGAACTCCTGTGATTCTCTAAGGTCAAAGCCGCCTGCCCGACACCGGCTGTGTTTTGACTgcttgtctgcttcagggaccatggaagggtctttttttttaactggcttACGGTTCAAGCTTCTCCCCCGCTTTGCGGTTTCACCACCCTTCATATTACTTACAGTTTCTTTTATAACTTTCGTTTTGATGAGAGACGTCTTCATTCTGTTATCCGgcgtcttttttttcttttcagcttttTAAACTTCCCCGGTCCAATCACCTTCCCCCTAACAGAATAAAGGTGTCTCTCATCGAAATGAAAGTTATAAAAGAAACTGTAAGTAATATGAAACCCCATAAGTGGTCGAGAAAACTTTTTTTAAGTATAAATGGATTACAGTAAtgtattgtttttaaatataacGATAGAAAAACACTTGAAGGGTGGTGAAATCGCAAAGCAGG
This genomic interval carries:
- the LOC115094268 gene encoding zinc finger protein 135-like isoform X1, with amino-acid sequence MFQQISDQAAVTFNDVAMCFSEEEWRGLDDWQKEFYRNVMREIHHVLISLGHIIVNSEILFRFRRDEDLFPRERCDLEGKACLSAVTPGYPVLNPDVLLRVKQELEPPFSDLLESEGQGDFTCPPISYPTASPDVLWKVKEEMSCYRANCKSTGEQKGNTDHPLFTSNASLNIKEEQVPYCTEYHSETESMNSTAKDGSIRCKVERNLATVTVSSEGEAVLEATNEYVLHNSTRKKNSKIHQLTEQLKQFPEYKQDRLAASGGTFRKETSAGGEEKPFATEGLFSCSECEQLQGKHTAEGSWRCKEHESIFQSASFLNVQHSIHLEERPYQCNECVKSFRSPQTLKLHQKTHNKESLYICTECGKAFSQKNNLIRHNRTHTGERPYKCSQCEKSFSCSAHLKLHQRTHTGERPFACAVCDKSFYSKQNLTEHIKTHTGDKPFKCNECGKRFMRQLHLKEHHRIHTGEKPYKCTVCGKSFTQSHHLVGHQRIHTEERPYKCNNCVKSFNRKESLMRHQRIHSGEKPYKCTECGKGFTQNHHLLGHQRTHLIKKELQVVTIL
- the LOC115094268 gene encoding zinc finger protein 436-like isoform X2 — translated: MFQQISDQAAVTFNDVAMCFSEEEWRGLDDWQKEFYRNVMREIHHVLISLGHIIVNSEILFRFRRDEDLFPRERCDLEGKACLSAVTPGYPVLNPDVLLRVKQELEPPFSDLLESEGQGDFTCPPISYPTASPDVLWKVKEEMSCYRANCKSTGEQKGNTDKELTIIFSPGLLGMAAAMEDPNRRRQRHMHEDGSIRCKVERNLATVTVSSEGEAVLEATNEYVLHNSTRKKNSKIHQLTEQLKQFPEYKQDRLAASGGTFRKETSAGGEEKPFATEGLFSCSECEQLQGKHTAEGSWRCKEHESIFQSASFLNVQHSIHLEERPYQCNECVKSFRSPQTLKLHQKTHNKESLYICTECGKAFSQKNNLIRHNRTHTGERPYKCSQCEKSFSCSAHLKLHQRTHTGERPFACAVCDKSFYSKQNLTEHIKTHTGDKPFKCNECGKRFMRQLHLKEHHRIHTGEKPYKCTVCGKSFTQSHHLVGHQRIHTEERPYKCNNCVKSFNRKESLMRHQRIHSGEKPYKCTECGKGFTQNHHLLGHQRTHLIKKELQVVTIL
- the LOC115094268 gene encoding zinc finger protein 544-like isoform X4 → MFQQISDQAAVTFNDVAMCFSEEEWRGLDDWQKEFYRNVMREIHHVLISLGHIIVNSEILFRFRRDEDLFPRERCDLEGKACLSAVTPGYPVLNPDVLLRVKQELEPPFSDLLESEGQGDFTCPPISYPTASPDVLWKVKEEMSCYRANCKSTGEQKGNTEDGSIRCKVERNLATVTVSSEGEAVLEATNEYVLHNSTRKKNSKIHQLTEQLKQFPEYKQDRLAASGGTFRKETSAGGEEKPFATEGLFSCSECEQLQGKHTAEGSWRCKEHESIFQSASFLNVQHSIHLEERPYQCNECVKSFRSPQTLKLHQKTHNKESLYICTECGKAFSQKNNLIRHNRTHTGERPYKCSQCEKSFSCSAHLKLHQRTHTGERPFACAVCDKSFYSKQNLTEHIKTHTGDKPFKCNECGKRFMRQLHLKEHHRIHTGEKPYKCTVCGKSFTQSHHLVGHQRIHTEERPYKCNNCVKSFNRKESLMRHQRIHSGEKPYKCTECGKGFTQNHHLLGHQRTHLIKKELQVVTIL
- the LOC115094268 gene encoding zinc finger protein 664-like isoform X5, with the protein product MFQQISDQAAVTFNDVAMCFSEEEWRGLDDWQKEFYRNVMREIHHVLISLGHIIVNSEILFRFRRDEDLFPRERCDLEGKACLSAVTPGYPVLNPDVLLRVKQELEPPFSDLLESEGQGDFTCPPIKDGSIRCKVERNLATVTVSSEGEAVLEATNEYVLHNSTRKKNSKIHQLTEQLKQFPEYKQDRLAASGGTFRKETSAGGEEKPFATEGLFSCSECEQLQGKHTAEGSWRCKEHESIFQSASFLNVQHSIHLEERPYQCNECVKSFRSPQTLKLHQKTHNKESLYICTECGKAFSQKNNLIRHNRTHTGERPYKCSQCEKSFSCSAHLKLHQRTHTGERPFACAVCDKSFYSKQNLTEHIKTHTGDKPFKCNECGKRFMRQLHLKEHHRIHTGEKPYKCTVCGKSFTQSHHLVGHQRIHTEERPYKCNNCVKSFNRKESLMRHQRIHSGEKPYKCTECGKGFTQNHHLLGHQRTHLIKKELQVVTIL
- the LOC115094268 gene encoding zinc finger protein 436-like isoform X3, which gives rise to MFQQISDQAAVTFNDVAMCFSEEEWRGLDDWQKEFYRNVMREIHHVLISLGHIIVNSEILFRFRRDEDLFPRERCDLEGKACLSAVTPGYPVLNPDVLLRVKQELEPPFSDLLESEGQGDFTCPPINHPLFTSNASLNIKEEQVPYCTEYHSETESMNSTAKDGSIRCKVERNLATVTVSSEGEAVLEATNEYVLHNSTRKKNSKIHQLTEQLKQFPEYKQDRLAASGGTFRKETSAGGEEKPFATEGLFSCSECEQLQGKHTAEGSWRCKEHESIFQSASFLNVQHSIHLEERPYQCNECVKSFRSPQTLKLHQKTHNKESLYICTECGKAFSQKNNLIRHNRTHTGERPYKCSQCEKSFSCSAHLKLHQRTHTGERPFACAVCDKSFYSKQNLTEHIKTHTGDKPFKCNECGKRFMRQLHLKEHHRIHTGEKPYKCTVCGKSFTQSHHLVGHQRIHTEERPYKCNNCVKSFNRKESLMRHQRIHSGEKPYKCTECGKGFTQNHHLLGHQRTHLIKKELQVVTIL